In Cloacibacillus sp., the genomic stretch AGGCTCTTTCAGACACGTGAGCTGCCGACGGCGCGCGGCTGGAAGCTCGCCTTCTGCGCCTCCCTGCTGCCCTTCGCCGTTACCTACGGGCTGATCACCACCGCGGAACTCGTCGTCCCCTCCTCGATAGCGGGGATCATCATGGCCGCCGAGCCGCTGTGGTTCTGCCTCATCGGGTGGCTCTTCTTCAACGGCAGAAAACCTCTGCCGCACCACTACGCCGGACTTGTGCTGGGCTTCGTGGGGATATGCGTGCTCGTCGCGGGAGACCCTAACGTCGAGCTCTCTTTTGAATCAAAATATACTATCTGGATGCTGCTTTTGCTGCTCTCCACCCTCACCTGGGTGGTGGGCGCCTTCATCTCCGCCAATCCGCACATCCACCGCGACACTTTGACCGCCTCCGGCATGCAGATGTTCTGCGGTGGCGCGGTGATGATGGCCTCGCAGTACGCCTTCTCCCTCTACACGGGGAGCTATCCGCAGTTCCACGCCTTCTCGATGCGCTCCGCCCTGGCA encodes the following:
- a CDS encoding EamA family transporter — protein: MDTATKRPPKWLIIFAYLMVYIIWGSTYLAIRFSVETIPPLLSGGIRFLAARAILLAVRLFQTRELPTARGWKLAFCASLLPFAVTYGLITTAELVVPSSIAGIIMAAEPLWFCLIGWLFFNGRKPLPHHYAGLVLGFVGICVLVAGDPNVELSFESKYTIWMLLLLLSTLTWVVGAFISANPHIHRDTLTASGMQMFCGGAVMMASQYAFSLYTGSYPQFHAFSMRSALALCFLVFLGSLVAYTSFLWLMRVEPANRVATHAFVNPVVAVLLGWLIGGEALHMNTIIALPLVIASVILLVREKPQKSS